In the Larus michahellis chromosome 6, bLarMic1.1, whole genome shotgun sequence genome, one interval contains:
- the RPS24 gene encoding small ribosomal subunit protein eS24 isoform X2, with amino-acid sequence MNDTVTIRTRKFMTNRLLQRKQMVIDVLHPGKATVPKTEIREKLAKMYKTTPDVIFVFGFRTHFGGGKTTGFGMIYDSLDYAKKNEPKHRLARHGLYEKKKTSRKQRKERKNRMKKVRGTAKANVGAGKKK; translated from the exons ATG AATGACACAGTGACCATCAGAACCAGGAAGTTCATGACAAACAGACTGCTTCAGCGCAAGCAGatg GTGATTGATGTTCTTCATCCTGGGAAGGCCACAGTCCCCAAAACAGAAATCAGGGAGAAGCTGGCAAAAATGTACAAGACGACGCCTGATGTAATTTTCGTCTTTGGCTTCAGAACTCACTTTGGTGGTGGCAAGACAACAGGTTTTGGCATGATCTATGATTCTCTGGACTATGCAAAGAAAAACGAACCAAAGCACAGGCTTGCCAGG CATGGCTTGTATGAAAAGAAGAAGACTTCTAGGAAGCAGCGAAAGGAGCGCAAGAACAGAATGAAGAAAGTCAGGGGCACAGCCAAAGCAAATGTTGGTGCCGGCAAGAAG AAATGA
- the RPS24 gene encoding small ribosomal subunit protein eS24 isoform X1 produces MNDTVTIRTRKFMTNRLLQRKQMVIDVLHPGKATVPKTEIREKLAKMYKTTPDVIFVFGFRTHFGGGKTTGFGMIYDSLDYAKKNEPKHRLARHGLYEKKKTSRKQRKERKNRMKKVRGTAKANVGAGKKKVICVVLYSFLSAQ; encoded by the exons ATG AATGACACAGTGACCATCAGAACCAGGAAGTTCATGACAAACAGACTGCTTCAGCGCAAGCAGatg GTGATTGATGTTCTTCATCCTGGGAAGGCCACAGTCCCCAAAACAGAAATCAGGGAGAAGCTGGCAAAAATGTACAAGACGACGCCTGATGTAATTTTCGTCTTTGGCTTCAGAACTCACTTTGGTGGTGGCAAGACAACAGGTTTTGGCATGATCTATGATTCTCTGGACTATGCAAAGAAAAACGAACCAAAGCACAGGCTTGCCAGG CATGGCTTGTATGAAAAGAAGAAGACTTCTAGGAAGCAGCGAAAGGAGCGCAAGAACAGAATGAAGAAAGTCAGGGGCACAGCCAAAGCAAATGTTGGTGCCGGCAAGAAG AAGGTAATCTGTGTGGTGTTGTATAGCTTCTTATCAGCTCAGTAG
- the RPS24 gene encoding small ribosomal subunit protein eS24 isoform X3: protein MNDTVTIRTRKFMTNRLLQRKQMVIDVLHPGKATVPKTEIREKLAKMYKTTPDVIFVFGFRTHFGGGKTTGFGMIYDSLDYAKKNEPKHRLARHGLYEKKKTSRKQRKERKNRMKKVRGTAKANVGAGKK from the exons ATG AATGACACAGTGACCATCAGAACCAGGAAGTTCATGACAAACAGACTGCTTCAGCGCAAGCAGatg GTGATTGATGTTCTTCATCCTGGGAAGGCCACAGTCCCCAAAACAGAAATCAGGGAGAAGCTGGCAAAAATGTACAAGACGACGCCTGATGTAATTTTCGTCTTTGGCTTCAGAACTCACTTTGGTGGTGGCAAGACAACAGGTTTTGGCATGATCTATGATTCTCTGGACTATGCAAAGAAAAACGAACCAAAGCACAGGCTTGCCAGG CATGGCTTGTATGAAAAGAAGAAGACTTCTAGGAAGCAGCGAAAGGAGCGCAAGAACAGAATGAAGAAAGTCAGGGGCACAGCCAAAGCAAATGTTGGTGCCGGCAAGAAG taa